A genomic region of Raphanus sativus cultivar WK10039 chromosome 6, ASM80110v3, whole genome shotgun sequence contains the following coding sequences:
- the LOC108806696 gene encoding protein EARLY-RESPONSIVE TO DEHYDRATION 7, chloroplastic has translation MESYGNPNKQTSSLYPTVDMSNPEAPLNPSSSSSTSNLYPSLDMNDLANNLFPEQPETRSTPVSAPPAATEEVILTVSGAILHLIDQSYSVELACGDLSIIRIVQDGNIVAVLARVADEIQWPLTKDENSVKVDESHYFFTLRPSKDFGSDSSDEEDEDKAKENSMLNYGLTIASKGQEHLLEELEKILDHYSCFTVQKVSEEAKETGEEILDVTVTRETSPVELTGERKEVVEKQCAVYWTTLAPNVEDYSGKTAKLIASGSGHLIKGILWCGDVTMDRLNWGNDFMKRRLSKAEKERDVHPDTLKRIKRVKKMTKMTESVANGVLSGVIKVSGFFTSSVANTKAGKKFFSLLPGEIVLATLDGFNKVCDAVEVAGRNVMSTSSTVATELVDHRHGGKAAEATNEGLDAVGHAFGTAWAAFKIRKAINPKSVLKPSSLAKSAIKSAASQKKA, from the exons ATGGAATCTTACGGAAACCCTAACAAGCAAACTTCTTCTCTTTACCCTACCGTCGACATGTCAAACCCCGAAGCTCCTCTCAACCCTAGCTCCTCCTCTTCTACAAGCAACCTCTATCCTTCCCTCGACATGAACGATCTCGCCAACAATCTCTTCCCCGAGCAACCTGAGACGCGTTCGACCCCCGTCTCAGCTCCTCCCGCCGCGACGGAGGAAGTGATTCTGACAGTCTCCGGCGCGATTCTCCACCTGATCGACCAATCATACAGCGTCGAGCTCGCTTGCGGCGATCTCTCCATCATCCGTATCGTTCAGGACGGAAACATTGTCGCTGTTCTCGCTCGCGTCGCCGACGAGATCCAATGGCCGTTGACTAAGGATGAGAACTCCGTCAAGGTCGATGAGTCTCACTACTTCTTCACCCTCCGTCCCTCTAAAGACTTCGGATCTGATTCGAGCGATGAAGAAGACGAGGATAAAGCGAAAGAGAACAGTATGTTGAACTACGGACTCACGATTGCTTCCAAAGGTCAAGAGCATTTGCTGGAGGAGCTTGAGAAGATCTTGGATCATTACAGCTGTTTCACAGTACAGAAAGTGTCGGAGGAAGCGAAGGAAACAGGGGAAGAGATTTTGGATGTGACGGTGACGAGAGAGACGTCTCCGGTGGAGCTTACTGGAGAGAGGAAAGAGGTTGTGGAGAAGCAGTGTGCTGTGTATTGGACGACTTTAGCTCCAAATGTAGAGGATTACAGTGGGAAGACGGCGAAGCTGATAGCTAGTGGCTCCGGGCATCTGATCAAAGGGATTCTATGGTGTGGTGATGTGACTATGGATAGGCTCAACTGGGGGAATGATTTCATGAAACGGAGGTTGAGCAAGGCTGAGAAGGAGAGGGATGTTCATCCTGACACCTTGAAAAGAATCAAGAG AGTGAAGAAGATGACCAAGATGACAGAAAGTGTGGCAAACGGTGTTCTGTCTGGAGTAATTAAAGTTTCAGGCTTCTTCACAAGTTCAGTTGCAAACACCAAAGCAGGAAAGAAATTCTTTAGCCTTCTCCCTGGAGAAATCGTCCTTGCAACTCTTGACGGTTTCA ATAAGGTCTGTGACGCTGTTGAAGTAGCTGGAAGGAACGTGATGTCAACCTCGTCCACCGTTGCAACCGAACTTGTTGATCACAG GCATGGTGGTAAAGCGGCAGAGGCGACAAACGAAGGGCTAGACGCAGTGGGACATGCTTTTGGGACAGCCTGGGCTGCTTTCAAAATCAGAAAGGCTATTAATCCTAAGAGCGTTCTCAAACCTTCCTCTCTTGCAAAATCAGCCATTAAATCGGCAGCTTCACAGAAGAAAGCCTAG